CAGTTCATCCTCAACAACGAGCGCCTCGGTATGGTCCGCCAGTGGCAGGAGCTGCTGCACGGCGAGCGCTACAGCCATTCGTGGTCTGAATCGCTGCCCGATTTCGTGAAACTGGCCGAGGCCTTCGGCTGCAAGGGCATCCTCTGCACCGATCCCGCCGATCTGGACGACGCGATCATGGAGATGCTGAACTACGACGGTCCGGTGATCTTCGATTGCCTCGTCGAGAAGCACGAAAACTGCTTCCCGATGATCCCCTCGGGGGCACCGCACAATGAAATGCTGATGGGCGAGGCGTCCACCAAGGACGCCATCGGCTCCACGGGCGCGGTTCTGGTTTAAGGGGGCAAGCAGATGAACGCACTAAAATTGAAAAAAGGCGTCTCGCGCCACTCCGCCTATAACCTTCGCGATCCCAACGCGGAGATCAACGAAGTCCACACGCTCGCCGTTCTGGTGGCCAACGAGGCCGGCGTGCTCGCGCGCGTGATCGGGCTGTTCTCGGGCCGGGGCTACAACATCGAGAGCCTCACCGTGGCCGAGGTGGATCATCTGGGCCACCGCTCCCGGATCACCATCGTCACCACCGGCACGCCCGCGGTGATCGAGCAGATCAAGGCGCAGCTGGGCCGCATCGTGCCGGTGCATGAGGTGCATGATCTCACCGTGGAAGGGGCCAGCGTGGAGCGCGAGCTTGCGCTGCTGAAAGTGGCCGGCACCGGCGAGAAACGCGTGGAAGCCATGCGGCTGGCTGACATCTTCCGCGCCAATGTGGTCGACTCCACGCTGGAAAGCTTCATCTTCGAGATCACCGGCACCGGCGAGAAGATCGACGCTTTCGCCGAGCTGATGCGCCCCCTTGGGCTGGTGGAGATCGCCCGCACCGGCGTCGCGGCGCTTTCGCGCGGCGCGGCCTGACCGTCAGGCCCCACCCCACCTAACAGGAACCGCCCCGCCGAAAGCCGGGGCGGTTTTTCATTTTCTCCGCCGTCCGTGCTACACTCCGCGGATTTGAAGACATATTTCAGGGAGGAATTGGCGATGCGCGCTCTGCCACAATTGAACGGACAGGACATGACCTGTGCCTGGGGGTTTGAAACCTGGCTGCAATATGTGGACGGCTTCGAGCTGCGCCATTTCTGCGCCTTCGAGCTGCTGAACGACGCGCGTGGCCGCGCCTGTATCGCCGATTACCACCGCAAGGTGATCGAGGCTGCTGTCGCACAGGGCTTCGGCGTGATCAACGACGGGCTGCACTACCGCGCCAGCCGAGATTGGGGCGATCTGATCGGCTTCTCCCGCGCAGCACTGGAAGAGATCAACATCCGTGGCATCGAGTTCTACCGCGAGATCGCCAAACCCTACGACAGCCCCGAGACCCCAATGATCCTCGGGGCCAGCATCGGCCCGCGCGGCGATGCCTACAACATCGGGCGCCTGCCCGATGCGGCGGAAGCCGAGGACTACCACGCTGAGCAGATCCTCACCCTGAAGAAGGCCGGGGCCGACATGGTTTCAGCCGCCACCTTCTCCAGCGTGCAAGAAGCCATCGGCTTCACCCGCGCCGCGCAGGCCGCCGGGATTCCCTGCACCATTTCCTTTGTTGCCAAGGGCGGGCGGTTGCAGGGGGGCGAGCGGCTGGGCGAGGCCATCACGGCCGTGGACGCCGCCACGCAGAAGGGCCCGGCCTACTATACGGTGAACTGCACCCACCCCACCGAATTTGCCGCCGGGTTGTCTGATGAGGCCTGGAGCGCCCGGCTTGGAGGCTTCCTGCCCAACGCCGTGGCGATGGAGCTCCTGAGCCTCTGCAGCCTCGGCCATCTTGAAGACGGCGACCCAAAGGAGTTGGGCGGGCAGATGGCCGATCTGGCACGCCGCTACCCGCAGGCCCATGTCTGGGGCGGCTGCTGCGGCACCGATGCGCGCCACATCGGCGAGATCGCGCGGCAGGTGCGCGCAGTAAGGCAGGCTGCGGCCTGATCTACTGCGCCTTGATCAGGCCTTCCGCAATCGCCGCATCGCGTTCGCTTGCGTCCACCACGCTGTCGCCATTGGCGTCGATCTGGCCAAAGAGCGTGCGAGTCATCTCCGGATGCAGAAGCGTCATCTCCGGGTAGCTCAGGACGCCATCGCCATTGGCATCGCCCTCCAGCGCCGCCAACGCCGCGCCTGCGGCAACGCCGACGGCAACCGCCACGGCGGCATAAGGTGTCTTGCGTTTCATCTGTGTCCTTCCTGCCCGCGCAGCGCTGTTTGCTGCTTGCATCGGTATGTCTTGACATCACCATGAAGGCAGTTCTTCGGCGATGAAAAGGCTCTACCCTCCCGCCCGGCCGGGTTCTGCTCAAGCGATGCTCCGAATGCGCGGCGTTCCGCCGGCAGGCGCCTCTGGTATCAGTCACAACACCCGTATCGGCGATGCGCTGCTCGGCTGCGTCTGACGCGCTTGCGCGCGATTTTCATGCCTCCGGCGGAGATATTTTCAGAACAAAGTGGGGCCCCTTCCTCTCGCCTGAAATACCTCGGGGGTGCGGGGGCAGCGCCCCCGCGTCGCGGCGCAGGCTTTGCCTGCGGCGCACAGAAAATGGGGCGCCGCGAGGCGCCCCAGTTTTGCTGATCAGGCTCATCATTTTACCGCCCGTAGTTTTTTGCCTGTGGCCTGATCCGCGTCAGGGGCGAGCGCACCCGCCCCGTGAACCTGTTAGGAACAACCGGAGGTCGCCCCGCAGGTGTTGCATTTCATGCAGGTGCCGTTGCGCACCAGCGTGTAGTTCCCGCAATCCCCGCAAGGATCGCCCTCGTAGCCCTGCATCTTGGCTTTGGCCCGCGCGTCCATCGTGGTGACGGAGCCGGTGCTGATCGCGGTCGTTGCCTGCGCGCCACCGCCGGTTTCCGGCACCAGCGTCTGGAGCGCCGCCATCGGGTCCGTCGCGCCGGTCAGCGCCGTCGCGCCCATGCCGCCTTGGAGCACCACCAGATCCTGCGGCACACGCTTGCGCAGGTAGCCCGTGGAGGAGATCTGCTTCAGCACCTCCAGCGACCGCGACGCCGCGCTTTCGCTCAGCTCCTTGAGGTTGGAGACGCCCTCGTCCTCGCCACGGCCGATGTCGTCAAAGGTCGCGCCTTCGGGCTTCACATGGGCCAGATCGGTGCGATCGAGGTAAGAGACAGCCAGCTCGCGGAAGATGTAATCCAGGATCGAGGTGGCGTTCTTGATCGAGTCGTTGCCCTGCACCATGCCGGCGGGTTCGAACTTCGTGAAAGTGAAAGCATCCACGAACTCCTCCAGCGGCACGCCGTATTGCAGGCCCACCGACACCGCGATGGCGAAGTTGTTCATCATCGCCCGGAAGCCAGCGCCTTCCTTGTGCATGTCGATGAAGATCTCACCGAGCGAGCCGTCTTTATATTCGCCGGTTCGCAAGTAGACCTTGTGCCCACCCACGATGGCCTTCTGGGTGTAGCCCTTGCGCCGCTCGGGCATCTTCTCCCGCTGGCTCTTGGCGATTTCCTTGACGATGATCTTCTCGACGACCTTCTCGGCCAGCACCGCCGCCTTCTCCTGCATGGAGCCGGTGGCCAGCACCTCTTCGGCCTCCTCGTCGTCTTCCACCAGCGCTGCTGCCAGCGGCTGGCTCAGCTTGGAGCCGTCACGGTAGAGCGCGTTGGCCTTGATGCCGAGGGACCAGGAGAGCTCATAGGCCTTCTGGCAATCCTCGATGGTGGCATCATTGGGCATGTTGATCGTCTTGGAGATCGCGCCGGAAATGAAGCTCTGCGCGGCCGCCATCATGTGGATGTGGCTGTCCACGCTCAGGAAGCGCTTGCCCTTCTTGCCGCAGGGGTTGGCGCAATCGAAGACGGCGTAATGCTCTTCCTTCAGATGCGGCGCGCCCTCGAGCGTCATTGTCCCACAGACGTGATCATTGGCCGCCTCGATCTCGGCGCGGGCAAAGCCCAAGTGGCGCAGAAGGTCGAAGCTCGGGTCGTTCAGCTTGGCCGCCGGGATACCCAGCGTCTTGGTGCAGAACTCCTCGCCCAGCGTCCACTGGTTGAAGACGAAGCGGATGTCAAAAGCCGTCGGCAGGGCCTTTTCGATCTTGTCGATTTCCGCCTGACCAAAACCATGGCCCACCAGTGAGGTGTGGTTGATCCCCGGCGCATTGCCCAGCGAGGCATGGCCGACGGCGTAGGAAACGATCTCTTCGATCTGGGAGGATGTATAGCCGAGCGTCTCCAGCGCCGCCGGGACCGACCGGTTGATGATCTTGAAGTAGCCACCCCCGGCCAGTTTCTTGAACTTCACCAG
The sequence above is drawn from the Pseudoruegeria sp. SHC-113 genome and encodes:
- the ilvN gene encoding acetolactate synthase small subunit — its product is MNALKLKKGVSRHSAYNLRDPNAEINEVHTLAVLVANEAGVLARVIGLFSGRGYNIESLTVAEVDHLGHRSRITIVTTGTPAVIEQIKAQLGRIVPVHEVHDLTVEGASVERELALLKVAGTGEKRVEAMRLADIFRANVVDSTLESFIFEITGTGEKIDAFAELMRPLGLVEIARTGVAALSRGAA
- a CDS encoding homocysteine S-methyltransferase family protein; translation: MTCAWGFETWLQYVDGFELRHFCAFELLNDARGRACIADYHRKVIEAAVAQGFGVINDGLHYRASRDWGDLIGFSRAALEEINIRGIEFYREIAKPYDSPETPMILGASIGPRGDAYNIGRLPDAAEAEDYHAEQILTLKKAGADMVSAATFSSVQEAIGFTRAAQAAGIPCTISFVAKGGRLQGGERLGEAITAVDAATQKGPAYYTVNCTHPTEFAAGLSDEAWSARLGGFLPNAVAMELLSLCSLGHLEDGDPKELGGQMADLARRYPQAHVWGGCCGTDARHIGEIARQVRAVRQAAA